A single region of the Duganella sp. BuS-21 genome encodes:
- a CDS encoding DEAD/DEAH box helicase, with amino-acid sequence MTDPKLLAEFDALPFNEKMILALLALVGEPMGRTAILDHLHHARIEYNDDGKHYTVGTLDEAMLKLERLAFISVVTGRGFVCNPKLRWPAMRASIGTHALEDLCAAYAELVPMRQTWNSMEPRSYRAGMARLRMGLLRGQAPQQIQAVLAFCLGSYEAAQLHPIVDIFGRPFEPGMIALVNPLLQDDVLAVLMQNALQEPLTAPVLREYCEMHMQRRHGDINPELRMALAEDALLCGRLDDAKRYLERTAGAQSQYLASIVVLLRGAASAAIVGFDAALKTLRRDTGKRKQLFTGMGGNLYLLSALRSGDPRHLKAAEAYLDIAVKLPRNHDSAVHQQIDLLRQIRAGVMQVDSVSSLPWEPGLQTQMFQFLLYFWLSLPQLQERKEQLQELVKSAERAGYMFIAGQAAALLGQMGDAEMQTHAQALRSRYGFPDLTTWFERQEGWQRQLTALINLQQPATADAAGSARLVWLLTYDNRNGLTDIAPVEQKRDVRGLWSKGRAVGLKRLRFESEQFSFLTPQDIRVAEAITVAHRGYQSTGLTYEIDPQRAAPNLVGHPLLYWSDLPDMRVEMLAGEPELLIKKSPGNLELRLQPPIPDDSSSVVITKETPTRLRVVNILEEHRRIAAIVGDGLNVPSHAEQQVLSAISAISSLVTVQSEIGGAAPDMEQMEADMRLHLHLLPYQHGLKMQILVRPLPHQTNGAYYKPGDGADSVIADIGGKPVQARRKLIDERDAERDLIAKCPVLDSAEQDHGEWLLGQPALCLQLLVELQELDPAGIVIAWPEGESFRVTNKVETKQLRLAIKSNKDWFAASGELQVDEGKVIDLRTLLEMMEKSHGRFVELGENRYMALTDELYRRLQEVSAYGEITKDGIRLHPLASFALEDLADDVGGLKSDKLWKEHLSRMQEQESYMPQLPSTLQAELRDYQVEGYNWLSRLAHWGVGACLADDMGLGKTLQALALMLSRAPNGPTLVIAPTSVCMNWISEAARFAPTLNLQLFGAGDRAAMLNNLHAYDVVVTSYGLLQLESALFAGVQWNTIVLDEAQAIKNAATKRSQAVMALKGEFRIAVTGTPLENHLGELWNLFRFINPGLLGSIEQFNLRFAAPIEKPQDHRAELGARKRLRRLIQPFILRRTKSQVLTELPSRTEITLEVDLSADELALYESLRRAALEQLEKVEGPAEKKSIQILAEIMKLRRVCCNPNLVAPELQLTSSKLAAFAHLLENLLDNKHKVLVFSQFVDHLALIRAHLDQQGVSYQYLDGSTSMADRKKRVDAFQAGQGDVFLISLKAGGVGINLTAADYVIHMDPWWNPAVEDQASDRAHRMGQLRPVTIYRLVARHTIEEGIVDLHQHKRDLADSLLEGSDVSGRMSSSEMLAMLQEGLKK; translated from the coding sequence ATGACCGATCCCAAGCTGCTGGCGGAATTCGACGCGCTGCCCTTCAACGAAAAAATGATCCTGGCGCTGCTCGCGCTGGTGGGCGAGCCCATGGGCCGCACCGCCATCCTCGACCACCTGCACCACGCGCGCATCGAATACAACGACGACGGCAAGCACTACACCGTGGGCACGCTGGACGAGGCCATGCTCAAGCTCGAGCGCCTCGCCTTCATCAGCGTGGTGACGGGGCGCGGCTTCGTCTGCAATCCCAAGCTGCGCTGGCCGGCGATGCGCGCCTCGATCGGTACGCACGCGCTGGAAGACCTGTGCGCGGCCTACGCCGAGCTGGTGCCGATGCGCCAGACCTGGAACAGCATGGAGCCGCGCAGCTACCGCGCCGGCATGGCGCGCCTGCGCATGGGCCTCCTGCGCGGCCAGGCGCCGCAGCAGATCCAGGCGGTGCTGGCGTTCTGCCTTGGCAGCTACGAGGCGGCGCAGCTGCATCCCATCGTCGACATCTTCGGCCGCCCGTTCGAGCCGGGCATGATCGCGCTGGTCAACCCGCTGCTGCAGGACGACGTGCTGGCGGTGCTGATGCAGAACGCGCTGCAGGAACCGCTGACGGCGCCGGTGCTGCGCGAATACTGCGAGATGCACATGCAGCGCCGCCACGGCGACATCAATCCCGAACTGCGCATGGCGCTGGCCGAAGACGCGTTGCTGTGCGGCCGCCTGGACGACGCCAAGCGCTACCTGGAACGCACGGCCGGCGCGCAGAGCCAGTACCTGGCCAGCATCGTGGTGCTGCTGCGCGGCGCCGCCAGCGCCGCCATCGTCGGCTTCGACGCCGCGCTGAAAACCCTGCGCCGCGATACCGGCAAACGCAAGCAGCTGTTCACCGGCATGGGCGGTAACCTGTACCTGCTGTCGGCGCTGCGCAGCGGCGATCCGCGCCACCTGAAGGCGGCCGAAGCGTATCTGGACATCGCCGTCAAGCTGCCGCGCAATCACGACAGCGCGGTGCACCAGCAGATCGACCTGCTGCGCCAGATCCGCGCCGGCGTGATGCAGGTCGACTCGGTGTCGTCGCTGCCGTGGGAGCCGGGCCTGCAAACGCAGATGTTCCAGTTCCTGCTGTACTTCTGGCTCTCGCTGCCGCAGCTGCAGGAGCGCAAGGAGCAGTTGCAGGAGCTGGTGAAAAGCGCCGAACGCGCCGGTTATATGTTCATCGCCGGCCAGGCCGCCGCGCTGCTGGGCCAGATGGGCGACGCCGAGATGCAGACCCACGCCCAAGCGCTGCGCTCGCGCTACGGCTTCCCCGATTTGACTACCTGGTTCGAACGCCAGGAAGGCTGGCAGCGCCAGCTCACCGCGCTGATCAACCTGCAGCAGCCGGCGACGGCCGATGCGGCGGGCAGTGCGCGCCTGGTGTGGCTGCTCACCTACGACAACCGCAACGGCCTGACCGACATCGCGCCGGTGGAACAGAAGCGCGACGTGCGCGGCCTGTGGAGCAAGGGCCGCGCGGTGGGCCTCAAGCGGCTGCGCTTCGAATCGGAGCAATTCAGCTTCCTGACGCCGCAGGATATCCGCGTGGCCGAGGCGATCACGGTCGCCCATCGCGGCTACCAGTCCACCGGCCTGACCTACGAGATCGATCCGCAGCGCGCCGCGCCCAACCTGGTCGGCCACCCGCTGCTGTACTGGTCCGACCTGCCGGACATGCGCGTGGAAATGCTGGCCGGCGAGCCTGAACTGCTGATCAAGAAGAGTCCGGGCAACCTGGAGCTGCGCCTGCAGCCGCCGATACCGGACGACAGCTCCTCGGTGGTCATCACCAAGGAAACGCCGACGCGCCTGCGCGTGGTGAACATCCTGGAAGAACACCGCCGCATCGCCGCCATTGTCGGTGATGGCCTCAACGTGCCATCGCATGCGGAGCAGCAGGTGCTGTCGGCCATCAGCGCCATCTCCTCGCTGGTGACGGTGCAGTCGGAAATCGGCGGCGCCGCGCCGGACATGGAGCAGATGGAGGCCGACATGCGCCTGCACCTGCACCTGCTGCCCTACCAGCACGGCCTCAAGATGCAGATCCTGGTGCGCCCGCTGCCGCACCAAACTAACGGCGCCTACTACAAGCCCGGCGACGGCGCCGACAGCGTGATCGCCGACATCGGCGGCAAGCCGGTGCAGGCGCGCCGCAAGCTGATCGACGAACGCGATGCGGAGCGCGACCTGATTGCCAAGTGCCCGGTGCTGGATTCGGCCGAGCAGGATCACGGCGAATGGCTGCTGGGCCAACCGGCACTGTGCCTGCAACTGCTGGTGGAACTGCAGGAACTGGACCCGGCCGGCATCGTGATCGCCTGGCCGGAAGGCGAGAGCTTCCGCGTGACGAACAAGGTGGAAACCAAGCAGCTGCGCCTGGCCATCAAGAGCAACAAGGACTGGTTTGCCGCCAGCGGCGAACTGCAGGTCGACGAAGGCAAGGTAATCGATTTGCGCACGCTGCTGGAGATGATGGAGAAGAGCCATGGCCGCTTCGTCGAACTGGGCGAGAACCGCTACATGGCGCTGACCGATGAACTGTACCGCCGCCTGCAGGAAGTGTCGGCCTACGGCGAGATCACCAAGGACGGCATCCGCCTGCATCCGCTGGCGTCCTTCGCGCTGGAGGACCTGGCCGACGACGTCGGTGGCCTGAAGTCCGACAAGCTGTGGAAGGAACACCTGTCACGCATGCAGGAGCAGGAAAGCTACATGCCGCAACTGCCATCGACCTTGCAGGCGGAGCTGCGCGACTATCAGGTGGAAGGCTACAACTGGCTGTCGCGCCTGGCGCATTGGGGCGTGGGCGCCTGCCTGGCCGACGACATGGGCCTCGGTAAAACCCTGCAGGCGCTGGCGCTGATGCTGTCGCGCGCGCCGAACGGCCCGACGCTGGTGATCGCGCCGACCTCGGTCTGCATGAACTGGATCAGCGAAGCGGCGCGCTTCGCACCGACCCTGAACCTGCAGCTGTTCGGTGCCGGCGACCGCGCCGCCATGCTGAACAATCTGCACGCCTACGACGTGGTGGTGACCAGCTACGGCCTGTTGCAACTGGAGTCCGCGCTGTTCGCCGGCGTGCAGTGGAACACCATCGTGCTCGATGAAGCCCAGGCCATCAAGAACGCCGCCACCAAGCGCTCGCAGGCCGTGATGGCGCTCAAGGGCGAATTCCGCATCGCCGTCACCGGCACGCCGCTGGAGAACCATCTGGGCGAATTGTGGAACCTGTTCCGCTTCATCAATCCGGGCCTGCTGGGCAGCATCGAGCAATTCAACCTGCGCTTCGCCGCGCCGATCGAAAAGCCGCAGGACCACCGCGCCGAACTGGGTGCGCGCAAGCGTTTGCGCCGTTTGATCCAGCCCTTCATCCTGCGCCGCACCAAGTCGCAGGTGCTGACCGAACTGCCGTCGCGCACCGAGATCACGCTGGAAGTCGACCTGTCGGCCGACGAACTGGCGCTGTACGAATCGCTGCGCCGCGCCGCGCTGGAGCAGCTGGAAAAAGTCGAAGGCCCGGCCGAGAAGAAATCGATCCAGATCCTGGCCGAGATCATGAAGCTGCGGCGCGTCTGCTGCAACCCGAACCTGGTCGCGCCGGAGCTGCAGCTCACCAGCAGCAAGCTGGCGGCCTTTGCCCACCTGCTGGAGAACCTGCTCGACAACAAGCACAAGGTGCTGGTGTTCAGCCAGTTCGTCGATCACCTGGCGCTGATCCGCGCGCACCTGGACCAGCAGGGCGTGAGCTACCAGTACCTCGACGGTTCGACCTCCATGGCCGACCGCAAGAAGCGCGTGGACGCCTTCCAGGCCGGCCAGGGCGATGTGTTCCTGATCTCGCTGAAGGCGGGCGGCGTCGGCATCAACCTGACCGCCGCCGACTACGTGATCCATATGGACCCGTGGTGGAATCCGGCGGTGGAAGACCAGGCCTCGGACCGCGCCCATCGCATGGGCCAGCTGCGGCCGGTGACCATCTACCGGCTGGTGGCGCGCCACACCATCGAGGAGGGCATTGTCGACCTGCACCAGCACAAGCGCGACCTGGCCGACAGCCTGCTCGAAGGCAGCGATGTCAGCGGCCGCATGTCGTCCAGCGAAATGTTAGCGATGCTGCAAGAGGGGCTCAAAAAATAA
- a CDS encoding DUF885 domain-containing protein: MIKTKLALAALMAALAAAPAGAATPPNKPAATKTSSGKAKSSKAAKSSNTAKSTKAGKGKNKAAAKPSGKGSTGAAVAAVPALKVASERWQDRQFDSLSNQFLNALWRIDSESAIYAGKYDTAAVLTVPNQEEQAKELAFINDWLQRFGAVKTAQLSSKQRTDLALLVNKLEGDRFRLTTLREWEWNPASYNVAGPLDLILTTEYAAQPQRLRTLLKRIASIPAYYEAARANIVNPTREHTRLAIKQAPGVQTLLIEVDKAAQASILTTVEKQQFTQRVNAALSAVDSYVAFLTEMDKQMDTRGRRTFRLGKDLYEKKFAYDIQAGSTAEQTYQKALAAREELLANMDKLSDQLWDKTMAGAAKPSDRFAKIGMVIDKLSARHVARADFVNEIKRQIPVLQDWVISKNLLTLDPNKPLEVRATPAYAAGVAGASIDAPGPYRPQDRTYYNVTPLDGATPEAAESSLREYNHWILQILNIHEAIPGHYAQLVYANRSPSIVKSIFGNGAMVEGWAVYGERMMLESGYGDNEPEMWLMYSKWNLRSVTNTILDYSVHVLGMTEEQAVDLLTRQAFQTRSEAVEKWHRVQVSSVQLTSYFSGYSEIMELREQRKQQLGAKFNLKEFHEQFLSYGSAPVRVIKGLMTQ; this comes from the coding sequence ATGATTAAGACAAAACTCGCACTGGCTGCACTGATGGCGGCGCTTGCCGCCGCACCAGCCGGCGCCGCAACGCCGCCGAACAAGCCGGCTGCCACCAAGACGAGCAGCGGCAAAGCCAAGAGCAGCAAAGCCGCCAAATCCAGCAACACCGCTAAATCGACCAAGGCCGGCAAAGGCAAGAACAAAGCCGCAGCCAAGCCTTCCGGCAAAGGCAGCACCGGCGCCGCTGTCGCCGCCGTGCCGGCGCTGAAGGTGGCGTCCGAACGCTGGCAAGACCGCCAGTTCGACAGCCTGAGCAACCAGTTCCTCAACGCGCTGTGGCGCATCGATTCGGAAAGCGCGATCTACGCCGGCAAGTACGACACCGCTGCCGTGCTGACCGTGCCGAACCAGGAAGAGCAGGCCAAGGAACTGGCCTTTATCAACGACTGGCTGCAGCGCTTCGGCGCGGTCAAGACCGCGCAGCTGTCGTCCAAACAGCGCACCGACCTGGCGCTGCTGGTCAACAAGCTAGAAGGTGACCGCTTCCGTCTGACCACGCTGCGCGAGTGGGAATGGAATCCCGCCAGCTACAACGTTGCCGGTCCGCTCGACCTGATTTTGACTACCGAATACGCGGCGCAGCCGCAGCGCCTGCGCACCCTGCTCAAGCGCATCGCCAGCATTCCCGCCTACTACGAGGCGGCGCGCGCCAACATCGTCAATCCGACGCGCGAGCACACCCGTCTGGCCATCAAGCAGGCGCCCGGCGTGCAGACCTTGCTGATCGAAGTGGACAAGGCGGCGCAAGCATCCATCCTGACGACGGTGGAGAAACAGCAGTTCACCCAGCGCGTGAACGCGGCGCTGAGCGCGGTCGATAGCTATGTGGCCTTCCTGACCGAGATGGACAAGCAGATGGACACGCGCGGCCGCCGCACCTTCCGCCTCGGCAAAGACTTGTATGAAAAGAAGTTCGCCTACGACATCCAGGCCGGCAGCACGGCCGAACAGACCTATCAAAAAGCGCTGGCGGCGCGCGAAGAGCTGCTGGCGAATATGGACAAGCTGTCCGACCAGCTGTGGGACAAGACCATGGCCGGCGCCGCCAAGCCGTCCGACCGCTTTGCCAAGATCGGCATGGTGATCGACAAGCTGTCGGCACGCCACGTGGCGCGCGCGGATTTCGTCAACGAGATCAAGCGTCAGATTCCGGTGCTGCAGGACTGGGTGATCAGCAAGAACCTGCTGACCCTGGACCCGAACAAGCCGCTGGAAGTACGCGCCACGCCAGCCTACGCGGCCGGTGTGGCCGGCGCCAGCATCGATGCGCCGGGACCGTATCGTCCGCAGGACCGCACCTACTACAACGTGACGCCGCTCGATGGCGCCACGCCGGAAGCCGCCGAAAGCAGCCTGCGCGAATACAACCACTGGATCTTGCAGATCCTGAACATCCACGAGGCGATTCCAGGCCACTATGCGCAGCTGGTGTATGCCAACCGTTCGCCGTCCATCGTCAAGTCGATCTTCGGCAATGGCGCGATGGTCGAGGGCTGGGCAGTGTATGGCGAGCGCATGATGCTGGAGTCCGGCTATGGCGACAATGAGCCGGAAATGTGGCTGATGTATTCCAAGTGGAACCTGCGCAGCGTGACCAACACCATTCTCGATTACAGCGTGCACGTGCTGGGCATGACGGAAGAGCAGGCCGTCGATCTGCTGACGCGCCAGGCCTTCCAGACACGCAGCGAAGCGGTTGAAAAATGGCATCGCGTGCAGGTGTCATCGGTGCAGCTGACCAGCTACTTCAGCGGCTACAGCGAGATCATGGAATTGCGCGAGCAGCGCAAGCAGCAGTTGGGCGCGAAGTTCAACCTGAAGGAATTCCACGAGCAATTTCTCAGCTACGGCAGCGCGCCGGTACGCGTGATCAAGGGCCTGATGACGCAGTAG
- a CDS encoding apolipoprotein A1/A4/E family protein, whose protein sequence is MNMPIKFDTLEYVRNLIEAGIPADQAEAQAMALSQALAEATVTPSELVLLRTDMTARIEMLRADIYAKLEALGNGVNAKLEALGNGVNAKLEALGNGVNAKLEALEASFNAKLEALEASFNAKLEALEQRLKAYIDRKLTTVLWMVGISLSLHAVTIGMLVRILDRMP, encoded by the coding sequence ATGAATATGCCTATCAAATTCGACACCCTGGAGTATGTGAGGAACTTGATCGAGGCCGGCATACCGGCCGATCAGGCCGAGGCGCAGGCGATGGCGCTGAGTCAGGCGCTGGCCGAAGCCACGGTGACCCCAAGCGAGCTGGTCCTTCTTCGAACCGACATGACGGCGCGCATAGAAATGTTGCGAGCGGATATCTACGCCAAGCTCGAAGCGCTGGGAAACGGCGTCAATGCCAAGCTCGAAGCGCTGGGAAACGGCGTCAATGCCAAGCTCGAAGCGCTGGGAAACGGCGTCAATGCCAAGCTCGAAGCGCTGGAAGCAAGCTTCAATGCCAAGCTCGAGGCGCTGGAAGCAAGCTTCAATGCCAAGCTCGAAGCGCTGGAGCAGCGCTTGAAAGCTTATATCGACCGCAAGCTGACAACGGTACTCTGGATGGTCGGCATCTCGCTGTCCCTGCATGCCGTCACAATCGGCATGCTGGTGAGAATACTGGACCGGATGCCCTAG
- the tatC gene encoding twin-arginine translocase subunit TatC: protein MTTSNPGEETFISHLIELRDRLVKASIGIALVCIGLMIWPGPSRIYDIIAEPMIRALPVGSKMIATGVISPFLVPMKVTLVIAIILSLPWVLYQLWAFVAPGLYAHEKRLIAPLVISSSLLFMSGVAFCYFLVFGRVFQFIAEFSPQSIAVTPDIENYLDFVMSMCLAFGATFEVPVVVVILVRMGLVSVAKLKEIRPYAVVGAFVIAAIVTPPDAVSMFSLAIPMCLLFELGLLVAPLFVRISTAPEENA from the coding sequence ATGACGACATCTAATCCGGGCGAAGAGACCTTTATCTCTCACCTGATCGAACTGCGCGACCGCCTGGTCAAGGCCTCGATCGGCATTGCGCTGGTCTGCATCGGCCTGATGATCTGGCCGGGGCCTTCGCGCATCTACGACATCATCGCCGAGCCGATGATCCGTGCGCTGCCGGTGGGCTCGAAGATGATTGCCACCGGCGTGATTTCGCCGTTTCTGGTGCCGATGAAGGTGACCCTGGTGATCGCCATCATCCTGTCGCTGCCCTGGGTGTTGTACCAGCTGTGGGCCTTCGTGGCGCCGGGCCTGTATGCGCATGAGAAGCGCCTGATCGCGCCGCTGGTGATCTCGTCGTCGCTGCTGTTCATGTCGGGTGTGGCGTTCTGCTACTTCCTGGTGTTCGGCCGCGTGTTCCAGTTCATTGCCGAGTTCTCGCCGCAGTCGATTGCGGTGACGCCGGACATTGAGAACTATCTCGATTTCGTGATGTCGATGTGCCTGGCGTTCGGGGCGACGTTTGAAGTGCCGGTGGTGGTGGTGATTCTGGTGCGCATGGGCCTGGTGAGCGTGGCCAAGCTGAAGGAGATCCGTCCTTACGCCGTCGTCGGCGCCTTTGTGATTGCCGCGATTGTGACGCCGCCCGATGCGGTCAGCATGTTTTCGCTGGCGATTCCGATGTGTCTGCTGTTTGAACTGGGCCTGCTGGTGGCCCCGCTGTTCGTGCGCATCTCCACCGCGCCGGAAGAAAACGCCTGA
- the tatB gene encoding Sec-independent protein translocase protein TatB, whose amino-acid sequence MIDLGLTKLVVIGVVALIVIGPEKLPKVARMAGTLYGRAQRYLNEVKTEVSREIELEELRNLKKEVQDAAQNIKSDVENSISQNMSEVESAFSEPAYSDTSSSAYDHHGSFSNVTADDLARKAREFRRKKLVRNSAIPNWYKQRHGGKQHVTSGAARVARFRPRSSSNSSFY is encoded by the coding sequence ATGATCGATCTCGGTCTTACCAAACTAGTTGTCATCGGCGTGGTCGCGCTGATCGTCATTGGTCCTGAAAAGCTGCCCAAGGTAGCGCGCATGGCCGGGACGCTGTACGGCCGCGCCCAGCGCTACCTGAACGAAGTGAAGACCGAAGTCTCGCGCGAGATTGAACTGGAAGAACTGCGCAACCTGAAAAAGGAAGTGCAGGACGCCGCCCAGAACATCAAGTCGGACGTGGAGAACTCGATTTCGCAGAATATGTCCGAGGTCGAGAGCGCCTTCAGCGAGCCGGCGTATTCCGATACCTCATCGTCGGCGTACGACCATCACGGGTCGTTCAGCAACGTCACTGCGGACGACCTGGCGCGCAAGGCGCGTGAGTTCCGCCGCAAGAAACTGGTGCGTAACTCGGCCATTCCCAACTGGTACAAGCAGCGCCACGGCGGCAAGCAGCACGTGACCTCGGGCGCGGCGCGGGTGGCCCGCTTCCGGCCGCGCAGCTCCTCCAATAGCTCCTTCTATTAA
- the tatA gene encoding Sec-independent protein translocase subunit TatA: MGSFSIWHWLIVLVVVMLVFGTKKLGNMGSDIGKAVKGFKDGIKGDEDKPAAPVAPSTIDVDAKEKK, encoded by the coding sequence ATGGGTTCTTTTAGTATTTGGCACTGGCTGATCGTTCTGGTGGTGGTGATGCTGGTTTTCGGCACCAAGAAACTCGGCAACATGGGTTCGGACATCGGCAAAGCCGTCAAGGGCTTCAAGGACGGTATCAAGGGTGACGAGGACAAGCCGGCCGCGCCTGTCGCGCCAAGCACCATTGATGTCGACGCGAAAGAAAAGAAGTAA
- a CDS encoding histidine triad nucleotide-binding protein, which yields MENCIFCKIAAKKIPSTTVYEDEDLLAFKDINPAAPVHLLVIPKKHFATLQDAAGEPALLGKMLALAPRLAAEFGCAVDYESDGTPTAGFKTLINSGPDGGQEVYHLHVHVIGGAHPWRGQR from the coding sequence GTGGAAAACTGCATCTTTTGCAAAATCGCCGCAAAGAAAATCCCTTCGACCACGGTCTATGAGGACGAAGATCTGCTGGCGTTCAAGGACATCAACCCGGCCGCGCCGGTGCATCTGCTAGTGATCCCGAAGAAACATTTCGCCACCCTGCAGGACGCCGCCGGCGAGCCTGCGCTGCTGGGCAAGATGTTGGCGCTGGCGCCCCGCCTGGCGGCGGAATTCGGCTGCGCCGTCGACTACGAGAGCGACGGCACGCCGACCGCCGGTTTCAAGACTCTGATCAATAGTGGGCCGGACGGCGGGCAAGAGGTATACCATTTGCACGTGCACGTGATCGGCGGCGCGCATCCATGGCGCGGCCAGCGCTGA
- a CDS encoding phosphoribosyl-ATP diphosphatase has product MSTILDRLADVIEARKPANGGDPAASYTAKLFAKGDDAILKKIGEEATETVMAAKDARAGGDSGKVLYEVADLWFHTLVLLAQFDLKPQQVLDELARREGVSGIEEKAARED; this is encoded by the coding sequence ATGAGCACCATACTTGACCGCCTGGCCGACGTGATCGAAGCGCGCAAGCCGGCCAACGGCGGCGATCCCGCCGCCTCCTACACCGCCAAGCTGTTCGCCAAGGGCGACGACGCCATCCTGAAAAAGATCGGCGAGGAAGCCACCGAGACCGTGATGGCCGCCAAGGATGCGCGCGCCGGCGGCGACAGCGGCAAAGTCTTGTACGAAGTGGCCGACTTGTGGTTCCATACGCTGGTGCTGCTGGCCCAGTTCGACCTCAAGCCGCAGCAGGTGCTCGATGAGCTGGCGCGCCGCGAAGGCGTGTCCGGCATCGAGGAAAAAGCCGCACGTGAAGATTAA
- the hisI gene encoding phosphoribosyl-AMP cyclohydrolase, translating into MNTPGIQPKAAWLKKIKWDEHGLVPVIAQEAGSNDVLMFAWMNREALAKTVELGEAVYWSRSRKKLWHKGEESGHVQKVLEIRLDCDEDVVLMKIEQAGGIACHTGRHSCFFQKFEGDANEGDWQSTEPVLKDPTDIYKAGK; encoded by the coding sequence ATGAATACCCCCGGCATCCAGCCGAAAGCCGCATGGCTGAAGAAAATTAAATGGGATGAGCACGGCCTGGTGCCGGTCATCGCGCAGGAGGCCGGCAGCAACGACGTGCTGATGTTCGCCTGGATGAACCGCGAAGCCCTGGCCAAGACGGTCGAGCTGGGCGAGGCCGTCTACTGGAGCCGGTCGCGCAAGAAGCTGTGGCACAAGGGCGAAGAGTCCGGCCACGTACAGAAGGTGCTGGAAATCCGCCTCGACTGCGACGAGGACGTGGTGCTGATGAAAATCGAGCAGGCCGGCGGCATTGCCTGCCATACCGGCCGCCATTCGTGCTTCTTCCAGAAGTTCGAAGGCGATGCCAACGAAGGCGACTGGCAGAGCACCGAGCCGGTGCTGAAAGACCCCACCGATATCTACAAGGCAGGCAAATGA
- the hisF gene encoding imidazole glycerol phosphate synthase subunit HisF — MLAKRIIPCLDVTAGRVVKGVNFTELRDAGDPVEIARRYDEQGADELTFLDITATSDNRGLILDIIEAVASQVFIPLTVGGGVREVADVRRLLNAGADKVSMNSSAVSNPQLVYDASQKHGSQCIVVAIDAKQVSPGKWEVFTHGGRKATGIDAIEWAKKMEQLGAGEILLTSMDRDGTKSGFDLGLTRGVSDAINIPVIASGGVGGLQDLADGVKLGKADAVLAASIFHYGQHTVQEAKRFMALQGIPMRLD; from the coding sequence ATGCTTGCTAAACGCATCATCCCCTGCCTCGACGTGACCGCTGGCCGCGTCGTCAAAGGCGTCAACTTTACCGAGCTGCGCGACGCCGGCGACCCGGTGGAAATCGCCCGTCGCTACGACGAGCAGGGCGCCGATGAGCTGACCTTCCTCGACATCACCGCCACCAGCGACAACCGCGGGCTGATCCTGGACATCATCGAGGCCGTCGCCTCGCAGGTGTTCATTCCGCTGACGGTGGGCGGTGGCGTGCGTGAAGTGGCCGATGTGCGCCGCCTGCTCAACGCCGGCGCCGACAAGGTCAGCATGAATTCTTCGGCGGTGTCGAACCCGCAGCTGGTGTACGACGCTTCGCAAAAGCACGGTTCGCAGTGCATCGTGGTGGCGATCGACGCCAAGCAGGTGTCGCCCGGCAAGTGGGAAGTGTTTACCCACGGCGGCCGCAAGGCCACCGGCATCGACGCCATCGAATGGGCCAAGAAGATGGAACAGCTGGGCGCCGGTGAAATCCTGCTGACCAGCATGGACCGCGACGGCACCAAGTCCGGCTTCGACCTCGGCCTGACGCGCGGCGTGTCGGACGCCATCAACATTCCGGTGATCGCCTCCGGCGGCGTCGGCGGCCTGCAGGACCTGGCCGACGGCGTCAAACTGGGCAAGGCCGACGCGGTACTGGCAGCCAGTATTTTCCACTATGGCCAGCACACGGTGCAGGAAGCCAAGCGCTTCATGGCACTACAGGGCATTCCGATGCGCCTGGACTAA